A stretch of Dietzia lutea DNA encodes these proteins:
- a CDS encoding NAD(P)-dependent oxidoreductase: MSTKIAVVGTGKMGSAVARFLAGTGATVRAWNRSPAKVEPLVAHGVIAEADAVDAITASDLIVLLVLDYGTAREVLDRVTGEDLAGRTIVGAMTGSSHDAIALAEYVHGRGGRYLDAALEMYPVNIGTREGLINFGGDLDAWDEWRALLDPLAGTSVFLGTDPALPAYADAALAGGFFNVAMGGFLEAASFATRVGLSLEDLRPFVRVALALLEDHLLNHAIPAIDSGDFSTDQATVAVYLRAVRIWREEMIAAGQRAGLMTANLHNLEIAESAGYGASAIYAEYLTSRA, encoded by the coding sequence ATGTCAACAAAAATCGCTGTCGTCGGGACCGGGAAGATGGGCAGTGCGGTCGCGCGGTTCCTGGCGGGCACGGGGGCGACAGTACGGGCCTGGAACCGGTCGCCAGCGAAGGTCGAGCCGTTGGTGGCACATGGTGTGATCGCCGAGGCCGACGCGGTCGACGCAATCACGGCGAGTGACCTGATCGTGCTTCTCGTGCTCGACTATGGCACCGCGCGCGAGGTTCTCGACCGAGTTACGGGCGAGGATCTCGCCGGCCGGACCATCGTTGGCGCGATGACGGGGAGCTCTCATGATGCGATCGCCCTTGCGGAGTACGTTCATGGCCGCGGCGGCCGCTATCTTGATGCGGCGCTGGAGATGTACCCGGTCAACATCGGCACTCGTGAGGGATTGATCAACTTCGGAGGTGACCTTGATGCCTGGGATGAGTGGCGAGCACTGCTTGATCCTCTCGCCGGCACTTCGGTCTTCTTAGGCACGGATCCCGCACTCCCCGCGTATGCGGACGCGGCGCTCGCCGGCGGATTCTTCAACGTTGCGATGGGGGGCTTCTTGGAGGCCGCGTCATTCGCAACGCGGGTCGGGTTGTCCCTCGAAGACCTTCGTCCCTTCGTTCGCGTGGCACTCGCGCTGCTCGAAGATCACCTGCTCAACCATGCGATTCCGGCGATCGATTCCGGCGACTTCTCGACCGATCAGGCCACCGTCGCTGTGTATTTACGAGCGGTACGGATTTGGCGTGAGGAGATGATCGCCGCGGGTCAGCGAGCCGGACTGATGACAGCCAACCTCCACAACCTGGAGATCGCCGAGTCTGCCGGATACGGCGCCAGCGCCATTTACGCAGAGTACCTAACCAGCCGAGCATAA
- a CDS encoding phytanoyl-CoA dioxygenase family protein, translating into MGLTTLEPTSSVEEVVSVIERDGGVIIRDFCDAATLAGIKADLGPILESLPFGIDPEFSGTKTRRLGGIFKHTRHADPIIRNPLYRETAERFLCIPELIWVGDDRLEVAPTIQVGVTQLISIHPGEGAQPLHRDDSVWQWRHVEGGRQARVQIMVAVSDFTADNGGTLVIPGSHRWDDERAPGRDEAVSTVMPAGSALIFIGGTYHGGGNNHTDDPRIGLTMSLDLGYLRQEENQYLTIPVEQARELPTDIQKIIGYQGCPPTMGWVETDGVMRDPHVLLEEEAPSSQVVLGSKSAS; encoded by the coding sequence ATGGGCCTGACCACCCTTGAACCCACGTCCTCAGTCGAAGAGGTCGTCTCTGTCATCGAACGTGACGGTGGCGTCATCATCCGCGACTTCTGCGATGCCGCGACGCTGGCCGGAATCAAGGCCGATCTCGGACCGATACTCGAGTCATTGCCGTTCGGGATCGACCCAGAGTTTTCTGGAACTAAGACCCGTCGTCTCGGTGGGATCTTCAAGCACACCCGGCACGCCGATCCGATCATCCGTAATCCTCTCTACCGTGAAACAGCCGAGCGGTTCCTCTGCATTCCCGAGTTGATCTGGGTAGGCGACGATCGGCTCGAGGTTGCCCCGACGATCCAGGTGGGGGTTACCCAGCTGATCTCCATCCACCCCGGCGAAGGCGCCCAGCCGCTGCACCGCGACGACTCTGTGTGGCAGTGGCGGCATGTGGAGGGAGGCCGCCAGGCCCGCGTGCAGATCATGGTCGCGGTCAGCGACTTCACGGCCGATAACGGGGGAACCCTTGTCATCCCCGGCAGCCACCGATGGGACGACGAACGCGCCCCCGGGCGCGACGAAGCCGTGTCGACGGTGATGCCCGCCGGCTCGGCACTCATCTTCATCGGCGGCACCTATCACGGCGGCGGTAACAATCACACTGACGACCCCAGGATCGGGCTGACCATGAGCCTGGATTTGGGATATCTGCGCCAGGAAGAGAACCAGTATCTGACCATTCCTGTCGAGCAGGCACGTGAGCTGCCGACGGACATCCAGAAGATCATCGGCTACCAGGGATGCCCTCCCACCATGGGATGGGTCGAAACGGACGGGGTGATGCGCGATCCTCACGTCCTGCTCGAGGAGGAAGCCCCTTCGTCACAGGTAGTTCTTGGCAGCAAGTCGGCCTCCTGA
- a CDS encoding phytanoyl-CoA dioxygenase family protein — MTGITAHPGIAHVSRDTPVADIMEIFQRDGGVVIKQFVTGDQIEAVNQEVEPQMAALAAGSTHDDEFAAAFHGANTKRLTNLVTHSAAFRQLLDDDLLHNLCEVAFADSGSFHINSQQLIEIGPNSDAQLLHRDLENWWPFVGMGPAGPEVVVNFLVALTDFTEEMGATRVIPGSNHWSDFSDRGTPEQTVPAVMRAGDALFFSGKTAHGGGANATSDAYRRGLALSLCPGFLVGEEAYPFIVDMDVARQLPARVQRLIDFRSHYPTGSPGLWQVDYSELADYLQL; from the coding sequence ATGACTGGTATCACTGCACACCCCGGTATCGCCCACGTTTCCCGAGATACTCCTGTCGCCGACATCATGGAGATCTTCCAACGCGACGGTGGCGTGGTGATCAAGCAATTCGTCACCGGCGACCAGATCGAGGCCGTAAACCAAGAGGTTGAGCCACAGATGGCCGCACTGGCTGCCGGCTCCACTCACGACGACGAGTTCGCTGCCGCCTTCCATGGTGCAAACACCAAGCGCCTTACGAACCTGGTCACGCACTCCGCGGCATTTCGTCAACTGCTCGATGACGACCTGCTGCACAACCTGTGCGAGGTGGCCTTCGCCGATTCCGGGTCCTTTCACATCAACAGCCAGCAGCTAATCGAGATCGGCCCGAACAGCGACGCTCAGCTGCTGCACAGGGATCTCGAAAACTGGTGGCCGTTCGTTGGAATGGGACCAGCAGGACCGGAAGTGGTCGTCAACTTCCTCGTTGCGCTTACCGACTTCACAGAAGAAATGGGTGCCACGCGAGTTATCCCCGGGAGCAACCACTGGAGTGACTTCAGTGATCGCGGCACCCCCGAGCAGACGGTTCCCGCCGTCATGCGCGCGGGCGACGCTCTCTTTTTCAGCGGCAAGACCGCCCACGGCGGAGGAGCGAATGCGACCTCAGATGCGTACCGACGTGGTCTCGCGCTCTCACTCTGTCCGGGATTCCTTGTCGGCGAAGAAGCCTATCCATTCATCGTCGACATGGACGTCGCGCGGCAACTTCCTGCCCGAGTGCAGCGCCTCATCGACTTCCGCTCACACTACCCGACCGGATCCCCCGGACTTTGGCAGGTCGACTACTCAGAACTTGCCGACTATCTCCAGCTCTGA
- a CDS encoding polyprenyl synthetase family protein yields the protein MVDARPESEHVDRAYRFIIYKSAKYSIEAPLAIGAALGGASDEQLDVLRAFGLPLGVAFQLRDDLLGVFGDPAVTGEPSGDDLREGKRTTLVALATRVLDARGRESLDAVLGDQAATDAAIAVRVHLDTSVWGQVHM from the coding sequence GTGGTCGACGCGCGCCCCGAGTCGGAACACGTCGACCGCGCGTATCGGTTCATCATCTACAAGAGCGCGAAATACTCGATTGAAGCCCCTCTCGCGATCGGCGCGGCGCTCGGCGGAGCGAGTGACGAGCAGCTCGACGTCCTGCGCGCCTTCGGGCTGCCACTCGGCGTCGCCTTCCAGCTACGTGATGACCTGCTCGGCGTCTTCGGCGACCCCGCCGTCACTGGCGAACCAAGCGGTGACGACCTTCGCGAGGGCAAGCGCACCACCCTGGTTGCCCTCGCGACACGCGTGCTCGACGCACGCGGGCGCGAATCGCTCGACGCGGTGCTCGGGGACCAGGCCGCCACGGACGCGGCGATTGCTGTCCGCGTACACCTTGATACGTCGGTTTGGGGACAGGTTCATATGTAG
- the istB gene encoding IS21-like element helper ATPase IstB, with amino-acid sequence MSEFVISRITAAAQRLKLPHMAASAADAATRAEQSQLGYLDFLDQLLEEEVTHRESGRFRNALKLSGLPHHKTLEDFDFAFQPGVDARRLKDLAAMEFVERKANIALLGPPGVGKTHIAVALAVTACRAGHSIYYTTLDDLVRKLRKADSLGTLPKQLSSLARPSLLVIDEVGYLPLNRAEANMFFQLVSRRYEKGSTIITSNKTFAEWGTVLGDEVLATAILDRFLHHCEVIAINGPSYRLKDRADLVSTAEEPAP; translated from the coding sequence GTGAGCGAGTTCGTCATCAGTCGGATCACTGCCGCCGCGCAGCGGCTCAAGCTGCCGCACATGGCCGCCAGCGCCGCTGACGCCGCGACCCGAGCCGAGCAGTCGCAACTGGGCTACCTGGACTTTCTCGACCAGCTGCTCGAGGAGGAGGTCACCCACCGGGAGTCGGGCCGGTTCCGCAACGCGCTCAAGCTCTCCGGGCTGCCTCACCACAAGACCTTGGAAGACTTCGACTTCGCGTTCCAACCTGGCGTCGATGCCAGGCGCTTGAAGGATCTCGCGGCGATGGAGTTCGTCGAACGCAAAGCCAACATCGCTCTGCTCGGCCCGCCCGGCGTGGGCAAGACCCACATCGCCGTGGCACTGGCAGTGACTGCATGCCGGGCCGGTCACTCGATCTACTACACCACCCTCGACGACCTGGTCCGCAAGCTGCGCAAGGCCGACAGCCTCGGCACCCTGCCCAAGCAACTCTCCAGCCTGGCCCGACCGTCACTGCTGGTCATTGACGAAGTCGGCTATCTCCCACTCAACCGCGCAGAGGCCAACATGTTCTTCCAGCTGGTCTCACGCCGCTACGAGAAGGGCTCGACGATCATCACCAGCAACAAAACCTTCGCCGAATGGGGCACTGTCCTGGGAGACGAGGTCCTGGCCACCGCCATCCTGGACCGGTTCCTGCACCACTGCGAGGTCATCGCCATCAACGGTCCGTCCTACCGGCTCAAAGACCGGGCAGACCTTGTCAGCACCGCCGAAGAACCGGCACCATAA
- a CDS encoding IS1634 family transposase, producing the protein MSPFVRKVKTSSGATAVQIVEKVRGQRRILEHIGSAHTEGELAALIAVARGKIHAGQQSLDLGLGPEAQVRSGGDAVVRRHSSELLWQTLTSTFDALGFDAVADETFKTLVCVRLVEPTSKLDTPRVLDDIGVDAPHLSSIKRALARCVERDYRTVLATACWEHVTAAGGPGVALVLYDLTTLYFEAEKEDGLRKVGMSKERRVDPQITVGLLVARDGFPLDIHVFEGNKAETKTLIPVITAFQQRHDIADMVVVADAGMLSAANLNALEDAGLSFIVASRTSKAPKELEDHFGRRGNAIDDGEVVELTRPMGQGRDRRDRRAVWHYKWQRAQRDRRTLNAQIDRAQRVADRAEPLKKQRFVKVTGQTVALDEALIERARQSAGYKGYVTNIDPKTMDGHAVVAAYHDLWKVEQSFRMAKSDLKARPIFHRTRDSIEAHLTIVFAALAIARHLQNRTGMSIKKIVRILRRIHTVIIDVDGHELTVRTPLDDEAQAITSAISAGH; encoded by the coding sequence GTGAGCCCGTTCGTGCGGAAGGTGAAGACGTCGTCGGGAGCGACGGCTGTGCAGATCGTGGAGAAGGTCCGCGGTCAGCGCAGGATCTTGGAGCACATCGGATCCGCGCACACCGAGGGCGAGCTGGCGGCGTTGATCGCGGTGGCCAGGGGCAAAATCCACGCCGGTCAACAGTCCCTGGACCTGGGCTTGGGACCGGAGGCGCAAGTTCGTTCCGGCGGGGATGCGGTAGTGCGCCGACACTCCAGCGAACTGCTGTGGCAGACGTTGACCAGCACCTTCGACGCACTCGGGTTCGATGCCGTTGCCGACGAGACGTTCAAGACGCTGGTGTGCGTCCGGCTGGTCGAGCCGACCAGCAAGCTCGATACACCTCGCGTCCTGGACGACATCGGCGTTGATGCTCCGCATCTGTCGAGCATCAAGAGGGCACTGGCTCGTTGCGTCGAACGCGATTACCGTACTGTGCTGGCAACCGCGTGCTGGGAGCATGTCACCGCCGCCGGCGGCCCGGGCGTCGCCCTGGTGCTGTACGACCTGACCACGCTGTACTTCGAGGCCGAGAAGGAAGACGGCCTGCGCAAGGTCGGCATGAGCAAGGAACGCCGCGTCGACCCGCAGATCACCGTCGGTCTGCTGGTGGCCCGGGACGGGTTTCCGCTGGATATTCACGTCTTCGAGGGCAACAAGGCCGAGACGAAGACGTTGATCCCGGTCATCACGGCCTTTCAGCAGCGCCATGACATAGCCGACATGGTTGTCGTCGCCGATGCGGGCATGCTGTCGGCGGCGAACCTCAACGCCCTAGAGGATGCCGGTCTGTCGTTCATCGTCGCCTCCCGCACCTCGAAGGCCCCGAAAGAGCTCGAGGACCACTTCGGCCGCCGTGGCAACGCCATCGATGACGGCGAGGTCGTGGAGCTGACCCGCCCGATGGGCCAAGGTCGGGATCGGCGCGACCGCAGGGCGGTGTGGCACTACAAGTGGCAACGCGCTCAGCGGGATCGCCGCACGCTCAACGCGCAGATCGACCGCGCCCAAAGGGTCGCTGACCGGGCGGAACCGCTGAAGAAGCAGCGATTCGTGAAGGTCACCGGCCAAACCGTCGCCCTGGACGAGGCGCTCATCGAACGAGCCCGACAGTCCGCTGGCTACAAGGGCTACGTCACCAACATCGACCCGAAGACCATGGATGGCCACGCCGTCGTAGCCGCCTATCACGACTTGTGGAAGGTCGAGCAGTCGTTCCGAATGGCCAAATCGGATCTGAAAGCACGGCCGATCTTTCACCGCACCCGCGACTCGATAGAAGCACACCTGACCATCGTCTTCGCGGCCCTCGCGATCGCCCGCCACCTGCAGAACCGCACCGGCATGTCGATCAAGAAAATCGTGCGGATCCTGCGTCGGATCCACACCGTCATCATCGACGTCGACGGCCACGAACTCACCGTCCGAACTCCGCTGGACGACGAGGCCCAAGCCATCACCAGCGCCATTTCAGCGGGGCACTAA
- the istA gene encoding IS21 family transposase, whose product MNIRRFKQLHATGMTYAEIGRECGCDWRTVRKYLAEDSPTAPPSAPSRKGTQKVAITEVIAALIDAMLRACIDLKATVICERLADEHDVHVHYQRVKTYCRSRRPQIRAELGLDEPGAGSLHRRIATLPGAQAQVDWGDEGDLLGTGVRVYSFHMTLSYSRDPFCCFVTSMDAATFFDCHRRAFDHFSGVPAAIVYDRLKTVVRRHVAPGKAVPVTAAATAFAGHYGYDIDVLAAYRPTGKGRVERQVDIVRDHVVAGRRFRSVGDADAAFARWVKIRRGQVHRTHGQVIAEAAATDHAALGPLPATEYEIFDEHVRTVGKDCLISFESDHYSVPASQVTARQKVLVRATANRITVCRLEDPAQELAVHRRGGRSHEWIIDPTHWDGLPDGAGRAVCHTEPDRAGASARPEESSSVLAHYLASMDPVPDIRRPLASYELMASEAS is encoded by the coding sequence ATGAATATCCGACGTTTCAAACAGCTGCATGCCACCGGCATGACGTACGCCGAGATCGGTCGCGAGTGCGGCTGTGACTGGCGCACGGTACGCAAGTACCTGGCCGAGGATTCCCCGACGGCGCCCCCGTCGGCGCCCTCGCGCAAGGGCACGCAGAAGGTGGCCATCACCGAGGTAATCGCAGCGCTGATCGATGCGATGCTGCGAGCCTGCATCGACCTCAAGGCCACCGTGATCTGCGAGCGTCTCGCCGACGAGCACGACGTGCATGTGCACTATCAGCGGGTCAAAACCTACTGCCGCTCCCGCCGCCCTCAGATCCGCGCCGAGCTCGGCCTCGACGAACCCGGAGCGGGGAGTCTGCACCGGCGCATTGCCACCCTGCCCGGGGCTCAGGCCCAGGTCGACTGGGGCGATGAGGGGGACCTGCTGGGCACCGGCGTGCGCGTCTACTCGTTCCACATGACGCTGTCGTACTCGCGAGATCCGTTCTGCTGCTTCGTGACCTCGATGGATGCCGCGACGTTCTTCGACTGCCACCGGCGGGCCTTCGACCACTTCAGCGGAGTCCCGGCAGCGATCGTCTACGACCGCCTCAAGACCGTGGTGCGCCGCCACGTGGCCCCGGGCAAGGCAGTCCCGGTCACCGCCGCAGCCACCGCGTTCGCCGGCCACTACGGGTACGACATCGATGTGTTGGCCGCCTACCGGCCCACCGGCAAGGGCCGGGTGGAGCGGCAGGTCGATATCGTGCGTGACCACGTCGTGGCCGGTCGCCGGTTCCGCTCGGTCGGCGATGCCGATGCCGCGTTCGCCCGGTGGGTGAAGATCCGCCGCGGCCAAGTCCATCGCACGCACGGGCAAGTCATCGCCGAGGCCGCCGCAACCGATCACGCCGCACTGGGCCCGCTTCCGGCTACGGAGTACGAGATCTTCGATGAGCACGTGCGCACGGTGGGCAAGGACTGTCTGATCTCGTTCGAGTCCGACCACTACTCGGTTCCTGCCTCCCAGGTGACGGCGAGGCAGAAGGTCCTGGTCCGCGCCACAGCCAACCGCATCACAGTCTGCCGCCTGGAGGACCCCGCCCAGGAGCTGGCGGTCCATCGGCGTGGCGGCCGGTCCCACGAGTGGATCATCGACCCCACCCACTGGGACGGCCTGCCCGACGGGGCCGGCCGCGCCGTCTGTCACACCGAGCCCGACCGGGCCGGGGCATCTGCCAGGCCGGAGGAATCGTCCTCGGTGCTGGCGCACTATCTGGCCTCGATGGACCCGGTTCCCGATATCCGGCGGCCGTTGGCGTCCTACGAGCTGATGGCGAGTGAGGCGTCGTGA